The stretch of DNA TCGTACTTATATGAAAATAAGGCTTGGAATACTaagtactttttcttcaatgcCATGGTCTGTCAAGAAGCGTTCAGAACAACCCTTCTCGaaccattttctttgaaaaaagacgaaGCTGCCAAGGTTAAGTCATTTAAGGATTCCGTCCCTTACATTGAAGAAGCATTGGGAGTTTATTTTagagaagttgaaaaacaaTGGAAGTTGTTTAATTCTGAGAAATCATGGAGCCCTGTTGGCCTGGAAGATGCTAAACTTCCCAAAGAAGCTTACCGATTTAAGCTTACTTGGTTTTTAAAGAGGATttccaatatttttatgttgaTACCATTCCTTAATTTTTTGTGCTGCATATATGTGTCACGGGGAATGTGCCTTCTATTACGCACCTTTTATCTCGGGTGGATTCTTTTCATGTTGGTACAAGGTTTCCAAAACATGAGGATGATCGTTTTATCCGTGAAAATGGAACACAAGATGCAGTTCTTGTCGACTATTATAAATGAGCAAGAAAGTGGTGCGAATGGATGGGACgaaattgcaaaaaaaatgaataggTACttgtttgagaaaaaagtCTGGAAGaatgaagagtttttctttgacgGGATTGACTGTGAATGGTTTTTTAGCCACTTCTTCTACCGCGTTCTCTCTGCAAAGAAATCTATGCGGGCTCTATCATTGAATGTGGAACTATGGCCATATATTAAAGAAGCGCAATTATCCTGCAGTGAGGAGTCCTTAGCGTAAAGATAAAtacaactttttcaatttatatattttgtaGTTTGTCAGCTGCGAATAACCAAAACGAGACTACTTTTTACCATTACaaccattttctttttccctATTTCTCACTGGTTGACAGAAATCAGTGTGCTATCATCCTACCATATGCGCTAAACTTATTGTCTTTCTCCTCCTAGAGATGCTGTATTCCATGCATATTCTGAACGATGGGTTGGTGTTTTTATCAAGCAAGGTTAATCACATGGCGTGGCTTGCTCCACACATCAGTAGAAAACGCATACCGCA from Saccharomyces cerevisiae S288C chromosome XIV, complete sequence encodes:
- the COS1 gene encoding Cos1p (Endosomal protein involved in turnover of plasma membrane proteins; member of the DUP380 subfamily of conserved, often subtelomeric COS genes; required for the multivesicular vesicle body sorting pathway that internalizes plasma membrane proteins for degradation; Cos proteins provide ubiquitin in trans for nonubiquitinated cargo proteins) is translated as MKENELKNEKSVDVLSFKQLESQKIVLPQDLFRSSFTWFCYEIYKSLAFRIWMLLWLPLSVWWKLSNNCIYPLIVSLLVLFLGPIFVLVICGLSRKRSLSKQLIQFCKEVTENTPSSDPHDWEVVAANLNSYLYENKAWNTKYFFFNAMVCQEAFRTTLLEPFSLKKDEAAKVKSFKDSVPYIEEALGVYFREVEKQWKLFNSEKSWSPVGLEDAKLPKEAYRFKLTWFLKRISNIFMLIPFLNFLCCIYVSRGMCLLLRTFYLGWILFMLVQGFQNMRMIVLSVKMEHKMQFLSTIINEQESGANGWDEIAKKMNRYLFEKKVWKNEEFFFDGIDCEWFFSHFFYRVLSAKKSMRALSLNVELWPYIKEAQLSCSEESLA